Sequence from the Alosa sapidissima isolate fAloSap1 chromosome 21, fAloSap1.pri, whole genome shotgun sequence genome:
AGAAAGCTATGCAGGAGGGATAGGCTATTAAATTCAGAATAATTGAAAATACATATTATGAAGTAACAAATAACATCCGAAGCACATAACTTTGTAGATGCAATGCAACAAGAAAGAGAGTATTTTCAAGAATTAAGTTTTCCACCATATCCTCCTGagaaccaagaaaaaaaaagtgtccaacaatttcttttttgttgtgatttcctttctatttaggattaaaaaaacatcttacaatttttattttttaaaaatttatttttattttacattttatagCATGTCCCCTGTGGTGGACAAAAAGAccgttttagtatgaaaaggtagccatgaaaatagacaaaaatgGACAAATTATGCTTTTAGTGGTATTAAATTAAGGGTAAACTTAACCAAATATAAGGGAAAAGGTTATTTATACTTCTAGACTACTTTATTTGCCTTTTTGGAcagttgtatttcttttttctggattgttcatttcatttttatgtttttctttcatctgcgataattcattttttagtcttactcttcctcgctatcttcttgaggcacaggttcatagtcctcatctctgtttcactcactcatcacctgagagctccaaatctgaccccccccccattcatcCTATACAAATGATTTCCCAAATttcccaaaaaaacaaaatattttggccctggtgtccattataatggacattcataaagtcactattatttcaaaatgtaaataacttaacttctttcaaaattaatcatatgattcctgacattttcattaacaagaccatatattgccatcataatgaatgcttaataagaagacactatttgacttatctctcctccttccataaaatgtgcttgttttgatgtcaaccatttttgagaacaagaaagaggaggttcccagcaacccagccaatcacatgatatatcattagaaagccCAGGATGTCCTCTTTAAAAGAACACAGGAATAGAATAGCTCAAAGGGGTAAAGGGGTATGCATCTAGAACTTATGTCCACTACAAAGGATTCGGTCTCAGGAGGATATATACACTGCCTGGTCAAAAAAAAGGTCACACACTAGTATTTCATTGGACCGCCTTTAGATTTGATTATTGTATGCATTCGATGTGGCATCATTTCCACAAGCTTCATTTATTTCTGTCCAGGATTGCATTGATCTTGTATTGATGACAGGAGCTTCGGAGTTCggaccactgcacaaagtcttCTACAGCACATCCCAAAGATTCTCAATGGGGTTAAGGTCTGGACTCTGTGTCTAGTGTTGATGTCTCATGCTACCTGGACCACTCTTTCACAATTTGAACCCGATGAATCCTGGCATTGTCATCTTGGAATATGCCTGTGCCATCAGGGAAGAAAAAATCCATTAATGGAATAACCTGGTCATTCAGGTAGTCAGCTGACCTCATTCTTTGGGCACATAACGTTGCTGAACCTAGACCTGACCAACTGCAGCAACCCTAGATCATAGCACTGCCCCCACAGGGATGCTCTTATATTTGCTTAGTTAAATCCAGGTGGTGACCTTTTTTTTTGGCCAGTCAGTATAAGTTAAATGTGCATGGAGAACAACTTCATTACAATGGTAGAAATGGGTTCTTGAGAGTGCAGTGACACAGACAGGACATAGCATCGCAATGTGTATGTAAAACGCTTGTTTTGGCcaagaaaaaatatattatattctTGTAGACGTCCAGACGGAGATTAGAAACGGTTCAAAGAAcgaaaacaaacaacatttttgGATGAACGTAAACGGGAACAAAACCAATTTCACTTGTTCCAGAGTGAAAACGCTATTTTCAATTTTAGAAAACTTTAATAACTGTATTTATCATTCCGATTAACCTTTCtttgaatattattcaaaaGTCCATGGGCTTGGAAAGTCACCTGCCCACGCAGTGTTCCCCAGACCCCTTATAGGATGAAAATAATCAGATTTTATGAATAAGTGTCTCCCCTATATAATAAGCTTGGCCTATTATGAGTTGATAAAAAGGATTTTCATATCCAACACTGtaactgccttttccaagtaGGTAGCCTAAATTACTGAAACATTGTGTGAAATAACAGGCTACCAGAGACACTAGGCCTTGTGTCTTGCAATTGGTAGCACCACGCATAGGTTAGGGTATTACAGGGCagcaaggacattttctgtgcctgaagttaggcTATCAGACATTTTTGAAGATTTAATATTATATAGGCTAATTGTCTACTTTCAAATCTCGCCCCACGTCTGAATTCAGACAcagtgtttttaacagttagccTTGATATCTAATGTGCTTGATATAAACTTTAAGGCTGTTGGGCAGAAAAAGAGCCTATAGCCTAGTATTGTGCCACCGGCTATAAAATGAATTTGTAAAGGGCAATGTCAATTTTAAAGGAACGTCATTAACCGTTCTTCTATAATGTtctaaccggttaccattaagAGGAATGGCCTTGGAACACTGGAACGGGAACTAAAAAAATAACGTTTTTACTCATAACGAACCGAAATGAAAATCATTGGTTTTCAGTCTGATTTTAAGTTTTGTaattctgaatgtaggctacctttCTTTAGAAAGGCACTAACGTCTGAAATAGCCTACTAGTGGTGCCCTTGTCCTTTGTCATGCTTTCAATTTTAGAGCAGCAGGAAACTATAGCACAACTATAATTATTTACACTAACACTACTTTAATCCTttctatatttttttattttacgcAAATATATAATTTTTGGGAGTGCAGCGAATCATCTGTTTCTCGcactcccacaaacacacctctTTCATCCCCCCTGTATCCCCACAGAGCCTCAGGGGGATCCcacgggagtgcagacctctaccaTGTAGAatagtcaaagtctgctttattgtcaatttcttcacatgtcaagacatacaaagagatcgaaattacgtttcccactatcccacggtggagacaagacattttaccaattaggtccacagacaaaacataacattcaattaaacaatataaaaagtaaataagaaggcacatacagtgaagaaataagagcagcaaaaaatgggttgaaattgtgcaattgtgcatacagtagacagtcaatataatagtgcaaaagtcaggccaataaatggctgaggtagttctgtttgacctaagtatgcaagtggcatagtggtgcaagttatgtaagagcagcagaagttgtgttcagaagtgttttcaggacacaggacaacaacaacaagttgcaaagtgtgcaagtgtacaagtggagtagtgcaaggcattgtgggtccaaaagtccaggatgttatgtggctgagggtggaggggggagagggggaagagagttcagcatcctaacagcctggtgtatgaagctgttggtgagtctgatggtgcgggagcgcaggcttctgtacctcttcccagagggcagtggatcaaacaaattgtgagcggggtgacttgcatcactcacaattgtggtcaccttgcgggtgaggtgggaggtgtaaatgtccttcagggaggggagtgaagcgccaataatccttccagctgtgttcactatgcgctgcagggctttcctgttgtattcagtgcagcttccgccccacaccgcgatacagctggagaggatgctctcaatggtgcctcggtagaatctggtcatgatggctggtggagcacttgctcgtctgagtttccgcaggaagtacaggcggcgctgagctttcttcgccagtgatgcagtgttggtggtccaggagaggtcttcactgatgtgcacccccaggaatttggtgctgctcactctctccaccacagcaccgtcgatggtcagtggcaggtgttgggtgtgacctcaccggaagtcaacaacaatctccttggtcttgctgacgttcagcaggaggttgttgtccctgcaccacgtggtcagaaggttgACCTCCatcctgtattgagtctcgtcgcccttggtgatgagacccaccagagttgtgtcgtcagcaaatttcagaATTTCGTGTCAGTGCCACGGAGCGGtaatcattgaagcaggatggagcagttttcttcggcacaggtatgatggtggcagctttgaaacatgatgggacgatggcttgcttcagggaagtgttaaagatgtctgtgaagacatccttaagctcctcagcgcagtccttcagcgcacgacctgggatgttgtctgggcctgctgctttacgggtgttgatagcagcaagtgtcctcttcacgctgtcggcagagaggcacaggggctgctcgtaTAGATGCTCGAATAGATAATAGATCCATAAACAATGcccttattttatttatttttgtaaattgagCGCATGATTTAGTAAAATAAACTAACACTCTTTTctaaaatgagtgcactattATATATGGGAAACTGACATTTAAACTCCAACCAACATTGTTTAAATGTGCAATTTTGTCTCCTACAGTTCCTTTGGTTGACTGAGAATTGGTTGCACAAATTATTTCCCAAAATGTCTTTTCCATATATTGAAGCATGTTTGGCTCAAAATTCATCAGTCAAATGTTTCCCATTCAACTAAATGTTAAGGTCATTTGTTGTCCTGTAGAAGAACTTAACTTATGCCTACTAATCATTGACGTGGAGTGGAGCTATAACAGCAGTTTCTATTTTACTTAGGGGAAGTTCCGAAGGATATAGTCTGAGGTTGGAGGGCAGGTAGTGCATAACAAGTGTCAAGAAGAGGAGAGTGTACAACACCACGGTCTGGCTGCTGTGAAAGTAAGATGAGTTTTGATGATGCTATTGATGCCGATTAGCTAATGCTATATTTTGCTTGCTTATTTTCTCAAATTCTTTTTCATGTCTTGTGATTTGTCAATTGTCAAGGAAAATTGAATGTCTGTTAGGGATGGCTTTAGTTATCtctatatattattatattttattattgtcACTCAGATTATCTAGCCATATTAATATCGATTATCTGACCAGAGATGTGTCAGCGATTAGGGCACATaaagtctcttttttccccatactgtatataaacCAGTTGAGGTCATTCATGTATAGAGTGCAATTCCAGTAGAAGTGGCCTGATCAATGTGCAAACTAcaagacacactgtaaaacagTTTGAAGTAATCTTATCTGAATTGCACAGTACAAAAATGgtttgtgtcatgtaaggtctTTGTTTTGATGCAGATGTtggcctgtgctgtgctggcaTCCCTCTGTGCAGGACTAGTCTCTGCAACAGTCTGCCCAGATGGGGGTCTGTGTCCAGACAGGAACACTTGCTGCCTGACCAAGGGAGGGTATGGCTGTTGCAACGATCCCTTTGTAAGTTGAGGACAGTGACTGGAGCCAGTGAAATGTGGGCAACTTGTGCCAGGCCATCAGAATGATAACGGATGTATTAACAAGTAGATTTTGTGTAAAAGTAGTCTGAATACAAAATAATTTCAAAATTACAACAAACATGAGATGACCATGTATTTCCCTAGATATTGCTCACTGTGCCATCACAGGTGTAATGGGCCTTGGTGTTAAAGGGAAATTATAAGTGTATATTGTGACTGACAACCCTTTTTTAATGATATTTCCCAGGCTGTCTGTTGTTCTGACCAGCTGCACTGCTGCCCAGCTGGCTACCACTGCAGCAGTGCAGCTCAGTCGTGTGTGAAAGACAGCATGCCATGGTACAGACTGGCATGGCTGAAGCACACACCTGCCCAAGAACCTGAATCCGCTCTCCTCAAGTTCTCTCTTCCTGAGTCTGACAGCAGAGCCATTCAGGAGACATCAGATGCTGGTGTGGTGAAGTGTGACAACACCTATTTCTGCCGTGATGATACAACATGCTGCATAGGCCGCTCTGGTAAATGGGGCTGCTGTGGACACAAACATGTGAGTGAAAATGTGAAGCGCTTATTCTCATTTGCGATGTATGGTATGTATTACTGAATTTAAGCAGACACTTTTGACACATGACTTGGCAGTGGTTGTAACTCCTCAGGTTAAAAACACTCATATTGATACTTGACATACTTGATATTCATAAAATTACCATTGTAGAAATTCCAGCCAACTGCCACTGCGTGTATTTTAATCAATTAAATCCACATGGCTATTGCCTTCTGTATTTTATGTAAAAAAACATTATAGTTCATACATAAttcaagacagacagactgatcgATTGGTGTAATATCAGACAGTCTCTCTGACGCTCTGCTTCAATGTACTCATTATCAATGTttgtcatagtgctaatgttTCTCACAGCCCTGGAATTTACTTCCCCATCACATCAGGTACTTCAGATCACTTCTTAATCTGAAAACCTATCTCTTTAGGCTAGCATCATCATTATTacgttttgtttatttttagggTCAGTGCTGTAGGGATGGCATTCACTGCTGTCCATTTGGCTTCTACTGTAACAGAAACTCTACCAAGTGCCTGAAAGGGGATCTGAGCATAGATGCAACTCCCCAGCTGCCAGCTGTCAGATCTGATGATGAACAGGTATACAGAACTCAAACTCAAACTGTCATGGAGGATTTGAATTGTAAAAAAATAACTTTGCAACATAAAATGCTTGTATTAAAAATGGTATGGAAGGGGCCTGCTCTGATAACTCATAAGCATGAGCCTTACATCTTACACTCTGCTCTGTCTTTATGGCTGCTGGCCAGTGCCGTGCTCTTCCAACTATTAGCACTGCAACTAATAGCAATACAAAAAAGTTCAAATCATCACCTCTTCATAGATATTAACCAAGGGACTCAAAACCACTGTCCTCTAACTCTCTGTTTCTCAGTCCAACCACAGAGCCATTCAGCAGAGGCCACCAGCTGTTGATAAACAACATTGTGATGAGGATTATTACTGCAGTGATGGTCAAACATGCTGTTTAAGCCCTATTGGTACATGGGCATGCTGCATGTATTCACGTGTGAGTGGAAATGTGAAGCATTTTTCTCATTTGCTATTGATACAGGCTATAACTCTTGCTAAATACACTATTTGTGATATTTTATAATTATTATATAAGAATTATAAATTACTCCTGCCAACTACTGCTGTGTATGCCATTCAATTAATGGAATCCACATAGCAACTGTCTTATTTCTATTATGTAAAACCCCATCAAAATTCATACATAATTGAACATATGGTTTAGCAATATTAGAATGATTGGAAATATAGgcttattgattgattgattgatggatTGATTGATTTTTAGGGCCACTGTTGTAGGGATGGCGCTCACTGCTGTCCAAGTGGCTACATCTGTGACAGCAGCTCTTACAAGTGCCAGAAAGATTATCTGCGCATAGCCGCCTCTCCCCAGCTGAATGCCCTCAGATTTGATGGCTATgaggtatttaaaaaaaaaaagctgaaatGGTGTTGGaatatttgaatttaaatagatAACTACAATAAATATACAGAACACAAAATGCCCTTTAATATGAAAATGTGGACTGGTTTGATAACTCATAAAAATATGTCTTAAAACTTACTGTACGCTCTGCTCAGTCTTCATGGCTGCTGACCAGTATCAGGCTCTGCTAACCATGACCACTAAATAACTAACAGAATAAAATAACCTAATAGCTGTTAACAAACAGATGTTTTTCATACCGCCAGCAGAGAGACTTTGCTGCTCCTGTACCCTGGTACACACTGGAGCTGGCCCCTGGAGAAGGCAGCGTGGCCCTGACCACTCAGGTCATACGCTGTGACGGACGTTTCTACTGCCCCGACGGCAACTCCTGCTGCCAGTCACCCACTGGAGAATGGGGTTGCTGCCCGCACCTGCAGGTAAAGCACCCCGAGCACTGTGCTGCCACAGAATGGCCAGGAAACTATAGAGTATAGAGACTTCAGTGATACAGTATTGTGCTGAAACATTATTTCTTACATGTGCATTCATCCATCTATGTATGCATTTATGGACACATATTTATCCACCTGAATCCATCTACAGTAGTGGTGTCAAACTTATATTAGGcagtgggccggatttgttggaatgagacctcgtgGGGGCCGTCATGGTCAATTTCTTTTCTATGCATTGGTATCAGATTGTTGTTTGATGATATACTATACCCATTTATtagcaaacaagtacaaatcatCTACTGACATCATATcctgctctttctttcttgatacaccctacttccatgtcagttttttggccttttctttcctgaggatggtttgtagtgctaggtttaatcaatttatcacaTAAATTGCTCATTATAAATTGTTGAAGATAGCTgcatgtgaatatcttttctttctaatttttccttcctacccaaaacatctTGGGGGCCGTATGGGGGCTGCTGGCAGGCCTGATCTGACCTccgggccttatgtttgacacccctgatcTACAGTGTCTATATGGCTACCTGCCAGCATGGATGTGTACAGTATCTATACGTTTTCCACATATCATATCATTAAGTGCATTGCTAACTCGGTCTTCTCTGTATTACACAAAGGGCCAATGCTGCCTGGATGGTAAGCACTGCTGTGAGTACAAGTGGAAATGTGACCCGACCTCCATGAGCTGTGTGAAGGGAGACACCAACATCCCTTCATCTGCCATGAGGGAGATACAGCTACTGTGATGCAGCAACACTGCTATGGGTCTCATGTGCAGAACTTCACATCAGTGGGATTCATCCATCAGCGCTTAGGATGCACACTGCTCAGTCTTTCATTGCTCACTGTTCAGTGTTAGCTTTTTGATTTCCATATAAAATAATTAAGTTCAGAAATCATAAAATCCTGAAAAGCATCAATAAAAACAGTAAAGTAAACAATAAAGGCAGTATGATCTACACTtggaaataaaaatatatatatatttacaccTGATCAGTGGGAATGTGTTTTTGCATGCTTTTGTTACACCTTAAGGTTCAAATAATTAAATTTGATGTCAGGCCTACATATTAGGCAATTATCTATACATAATTTGGTATTAGAAAATAAGGACCTAacattattatgtaggctacttgtggtcatgggcggattatgaactgtTGGGCCCCTgagcccagatgtattaaggccccccccacttattgtcgtatatgcgggggggggggggggggcatggtttttaatttgtttgatgtgatttcctgtattctggtgcattttaaggatggccaatactaaattcaatcagattcatagcctacatcctgatttgttgatattgaggcaatgattccatgcaaaggcttgggcttcagggccccctgatcTCTTgggggcctgggcccggtaggcccgtgcagtaatccatccctgcttgtggtttgtatatgtttatggttattgttatttACAAACGGTAAATAACTAtaatatttgtatttttgtaggCAATACGCCTTTCCTTTAAAACGTAAACtgttcatttaaatgttaatggGTGGTTGACATGACATGGCTTTTTTTTGGTTGGTCCAATGTGTCAAAGATGACTATGGTGATATTGTTcagaaaatgctgttttatatgaacatacagAGCATTCATGGGATTAATCTtccagtttttcacaattttcagCCAAACCAGAAAAAGCTCATATGGCGTGACTGTCCCAGTCACGTTTCACAAATTTTGATTTTgaataaaaacaagaaaatgaattcattttctgtttattcAATCATATATTGATAACCCAGATGCCTATGTGTGTCTCTGCTTGACTAAAAGTTCAGGcataatattgtgaagccacccTTAACTAAAACACTTTGTCCCAGAAATGGATATCATATAGTGTGACGccatattactttttttaaatgGGCAATTGTTTGGAGACCTTTGGGGAGTAGGGGTCCTCCTTCTTTCAGGAGGAAGAACAACACCTCAGAAGGACACTGAAAGTTACAAGGTGAGTTTTCTCTcttcatgttttcaaaaaaatcAAGTATATCCAGCACTCCTGCTTCAGTTCCCTTTTGCATTGTCTTTTGGTGTGACGCATTTTACGCAACAATGCCCAAATAAAATTACTTTTCAGTCAGTATTACCTTTAAAACTATATTGTCATATTGCAGTTAGCATGTTTTTAGGATGTTAGCACATTGCTTACACGTCATGCTAAGTACATGAAACCTCATATGGTGTGACCCCATATCATATAGTGTGACCGGGTTTTctcgtcacaccatatgatttatTTGTCACACTGTATGATAGAAACTGCATTTTCCTgcataaataatgttttttcatACATATGTTTAACTCATAATTAAGTGTAATATATATGTTGACATATTTAACATGATTTAACATGTATTATTTAAGATGTGCAACTATTGCATGTATtgcgaatcacacacacataaaacatagaaatcacccccacacacactcactcactaactctACAGCCTTGGATacaaaacatacatacagtatttgaCATTCTAAATATCAATAGtagtaaaaaaaacagtaatatTAATGTTGTCTTTAGCACTATAAGTAATTGCAACAATTTAATCTGATTATAATGCAGGAAAACTTTTTAAATTATCTGAATAAATTGTTGAATTTGTCTTTTAACAGATATAAAGAGAATAAACTCAAAGGGGAACTACAAACATTCAGATTGAAGCCCACCATTGAGAAGAGAAAAACTCAGGGAACCCAAGAGCTATACAATATTTGGTGGCATTCTGTTTTGCATAGTTGTGATTTCTGAAAGTGAACCTTTACATGATATACCTGTCTTAAACTGTCTTTTGTTGCTTGTGAAATGCATATAATACACATTTTTGTATTAACAGATTGTTTTGTGGTGTTATttatcatatggcgtgacaccatatcatttggtgtgacatcaagaaattatgaaaataaaaaggctTTTGGGGTCTAAATCATACAAATCTCAATGGAACAGATAGAAAATAGGGTCAGCAAAAGTCAcaagcattttctttcttttatatcaaggtatgtcaaaatgaatatgaCGTTTATTGAAAGATTGAGGACATATGCCTTACTCTGTGTATTGATGaagaaatatactgtaaaatgtaataaattTGCACAAGGAAATGCTAGATCTTGATGAAGTAATGATAGAAGATTATAATACATTGctcacattaaaaacaaaataccctATTATAATTTTACAAACAATAACTTtcatgtcacaccatatgacaattttagTTACTACCACAACTAATTAGTAGATAAATATGAATTTCAACACAAAATCTAAAAGACCATACATATTTTTGGGAATGGAAGGGTCAGTACAACAGGACTAAGTGATTTCCATGCCTAAAATCTgaattttctttttcaaaaacTTTTTTTCGGCCTAAAACGTCAACAACCCTAATGCGCTGTTTATTGAAAATCATAAGTGAATTTTAAAACTGCTAAGAATTAACATAGTCTAAGTCTAGGATGCATAAACATGCATTAAGCCCAAATTGTAATTAGAGATGCACAATCTAGATCAATTTGTTGCTTGCAAACACTATTTTTTTCTGTAGGGTGCGCTTTTTTTGCCAAAGAGTAGACAGTATAACCTTTTGCCACATTACTTGCAGTCAGCCAGACCCATAGACTGTACAGTCTATGGCCAGACCTCTATCGGGCCTCGACTACTTTCCCTAGACATGATCTGTTGCTATAGCAACGTGTACACAGTAGACCCTACATCACTTTGTAGAatttcttttgtaaaagttgAACAAAAACTGCTAGTTACAATGTCAGAAATGTCTGCCATGAACAGGAAATTAATTCAGAATCTCGCTGAAACGCTCTCCAAGCAAGTGAAACGCTGTAAGTAAGTCATTTCGGTCAGATTTAAATAGTGTTTCCTTGTAACGTTAGATGAGCATTAGATAGGTTTTGCAATGCATAACGTTAGCCTAGCTACATTTTGGTCGCAGTCAACTAGGCTAGAAGCTACACAGGAAACCATAGCATAGATAAgcaatgttgttgttttgggatattacaaaatat
This genomic interval carries:
- the LOC121695236 gene encoding progranulin-like isoform X1, coding for MLACAVLASLCAGLVSATVCPDGGLCPDRNTCCLTKGGYGCCNDPFAVCCSDQLHCCPAGYHCSSAAQSCVKDSMPWYRLAWLKHTPAQEPESALLKFSLPESDSRAIQETSDAGVVKCDNTYFCRDDTTCCIGRSGKWGCCGHKHGQCCRDGIHCCPFGFYCNRNSTKCLKGDLSIDATPQLPAVRSDDEQSNHRAIQQRPPAVDKQHCDEDYYCSDGQTCCLSPIGTWACCMYSRGHCCRDGAHCCPSGYICDSSSYKCQKDYLRIAASPQLNALRFDGYEQRDFAAPVPWYTLELAPGEGSVALTTQVIRCDGRFYCPDGNSCCQSPTGEWGCCPHLQGQCCLDGKHCCEYKWKCDPTSMSCVKGDTNIPSSAMREIQLL
- the LOC121695236 gene encoding progranulin-like isoform X2, translated to MLACAVLASLCAGLVSATVCPDGGLCPDRNTCCLTKGGYGCCNDPFAVCCSDQLHCCPAGYHCSSAAQSCVKDSMPWYRLAWLKHTPAQEPESALLKFSLPESDSRAIQETSDAGVVKCDNTYFCRDDTTCCIGRSGKWGCCGHKHGQCCRDGIHCCPFGFYCNRNSTKCLKGDLSIDATPQLPAVRSDDEQSNHRAIQQRPPAVDKQHCDEDYYCSDGQTCCLSPIGTWACCMYSRGHCCRDGAHCCPSGYICDSSSYKCQKDYLRIAASPQLNALRFDGYERDFAAPVPWYTLELAPGEGSVALTTQVIRCDGRFYCPDGNSCCQSPTGEWGCCPHLQGQCCLDGKHCCEYKWKCDPTSMSCVKGDTNIPSSAMREIQLL